The region TAGATCATGAGCTGGATCGTGCGGATGGACGGCGCGGTGGAGAGGAAGAGCTTCGGGTGGTTGGCGATGATGTTCGCCAAGTGCGGCGGGATGTTGACGGCGACGTCCACCTCGCCGTTCTGGAGCGCCGCCACCCGGACCGCGTCGTCGGGGATCGGCTTGAACACGACGGTCTTGATCCGCGGGGCGCCGCGGTAGTAGTGCTCGTTCGCCTCGAGGACGATCTCCTCGTCCTTCGACCACCGCACGAACTTGTAAGGCCCCGTCCCGATCGGGTTCTTGGAGATGAAGGCCGTGTCCTTGTCGGCGTAGGCCTTCGCCGGATACATCATCGCCTGCGGGTGGTTCATCGCGACAACGAACGTCGGCCAAGGCTTGGCGGTGTGCACCCGCGCCGTGTACGGGTCCACGACCTCGACCCGCTCGATCAGCTTGAAGTTCGAGCTCCCCCGCATCTTGGGGTCCTTGGCGCGCTCGAGGCTGAACTTCACGGAGTCGGCGTTGAAGTCTTCGCCGTTGTGGAACTTCACGCCGTGCCGGAGCCTGACCTCCCACACCTGGGGCGAGACGAGCTTCGGCAGCTCGGCGGCCAGGGCCGGCACGATCTTGAGGCTTTCGTCGCGCTCGACGAGCTTGTTGTAAATGTGCTCGGCGATCACGGACGCCGGCGTCTCCTGCTGGTTCATGGCGTCGAGCGTCGTCGGATCGACGCCCTGAGCGATGATCACCTTGCCCGCCGGCGCCGCGAACGCCGTTACCGGAAGGACGAGGGCCGGGACGAGCGTCACCATGATCCGCCAGAAACGCATAGAGCGCCTCCTCACGCGAGGGAGATGGATGCCGTGTCGAACCGCGCCTACTTTAGGGTTCGCCCGCGAGAGAGTCAAGGTAGGCGAGCGCGTCCGCGCGCGTCCGCACCCGTCCGAGGTCCTGCGCCTCGCGCACCCGCGCGAGCAGCGCGCCGATCGCCGGCCCGGGCGGCAGCGCCAGGCGGTCCATCACGTCCTGACCGCGGAGGAGCGGGGGCGCCGCGCGCACGGCCTGCTGCTGCGGGAAGCCGGCCAGGAGGTCGCGCAGGAGGCCGGCGCGGCGCCAGACGCCGAGCGGCGAGGCGCCGGTCACCGCGGCGGCGTCGACGAGCGCCAGGAGCAGGAGGTCCTGCGCGTCCTCCGCGAGGTCGCGGTAGAAGCGGTAGCCCGCGCGGCGGGTCACCCGGCCGGCGGCCTCGAGGTGCATCGGGCGCAGGTGATGGCGCACGAGCCGCTCCAGCACCCCGGCGGCGCGGGCGGGCAGGCGCAGCCGCGCGCCGATCGCGCGCACGCGGGCGGCACCGACCACGTCGTGCTCGAAGAAGCGGACGCGCCCGCCGATCACGCGCCGGGTCTCGGGCTTCGCCACGTCGTGCAGCAGGGCGGCGAGCTTCAGCGCCTGGCCACGCGTGACGCCGCCGCCGAGCTCCTCCGCCATGTGGCGGGCGAGCGCCTCGCCGAAGGGCGGGAGCTCGACCGTGCGGGCGAGCACGAGGTCGGCGCCCGCCGCGGCGCGAAGCGAGTGCTCGAGGACGGGAAAGCGGTGGGGCGCGGGCTGGGCGGTGGCGCGCATGGGCTCCACCTCGGGCACGATCACGGAGAGGAGGCCGAGCGCGTCGAGCCGCCGGAGCGCCTTCGCCGCGGCGGGGAGCGCCAGCACGAGGAGCAGCTCGTCCCTCACCCGCTCCGGCGCCACGTTCGCGAGCGCGGGCGCGACCTCACGGATGGCAGAGACGGTCCGCGGCGTCAGGCGGAGGCCGAGCTGCGCCTCGAGCCGCACGCCCCGGAGCGCGCGCAGCGGGTCCTCGGCCAGCACGCGCGGGTCCGGCGGGCGCAGGCGCCGAGCGCGGAGATCGGCGAGCCCGCCCGTGGGATCGACCACCGGCGCCGTGCCGTCGCGCAGGAGCTCGCGCACCGGGACCGCGAGCGCGTTCACCGTGTAGTCGCGCGCGGCGAGGTCGCCGGCGAGCGTCGCCCCGCGCCAGTCCGCGACGTCCACGCGCACGCCCGCCGCCACGACCCGCGCGGTGCCGCGCCCGGCGTCGAGGGGCACGAAGGCGCCGCCGAGCCGCGCGGCGAGCGCCCGCGCGAGGTCGAGGGCGCCCGCGGGCACCGCGAGGTCGAGGTCGGCCGGTCCGAAGCGCGCCGCGCGGGCGAGCCACGCGTCGCGCACGGCACCGCCGACGAGGACGGGCGCGCTCCCGCGCGGCGCCGCCGCGAGGACGGCGCGCAGCGCGTCCCTCTGCGCGCGGCCCAGCCGGTCGAGGCTCAGCGCGGCCATGGTAGAGTCCCGCTACCCATCGCCACGATTTAAACAGGAGGGCGCCGGCGTGGCACTCAAATTACGCAAGGTCCGCTACGAGAAAAAGGGGCACATCGCCTACGTCACGATCGACAACGCCGAGCACGAGAACTGCCTCGAGGAAACCGTGGACCGCGACCTCTGGAGCGTGTGGCGCGACTTCCGCGATGATCCCAAGCTCTACGTCGCGATCCTGACCGGCGCGGGAACGAAGTCGTTCTGCGCGGGCTCGGACCTGCGGTACTACGTGGAGACCATCTCGCGGCGGTCGCCTGAGTGGAACCGGCGGCGCGCGCAGGAGGGGCCGAACCTCGGCGGCATCACCAAGGGGATCGACGTCTGGAAGCCGATCATCGCCGCGATCAACGGCTACTGCCTCGCGGGCGGCATGGAGCTCGCGATGGCCTGCGACATCCGCATCGCCGCCGACCACGCGAAGTTCGGCGTCGTCAACCGCCGCTGGAACGTCGGCGCCGAGTCGGGCCTGACCCAGCGGCTGCCGCACATCGTCGGCCTGGGCGTGGCCCTCGACCTCCTGATCACGGGGCGCTGGTTCGACGCGAAGGAGGCCTACCGCATCGACTTCGTGAGCCGCGTGGTGAGGCGCGCGCGGCTCATGGAGGAATGCACGAAGCTCGCCGAGCGGATCTGCGAGTATCCGCAGTCCTCGCTCCGCACCGACAAAGAGGCGTGCATCCGCGGCCTCGGCAGGACGCTCGAGGAGGGGTTGAGGCTCGAGAACACCCTCTGGAACACGAACCTCGGGCTCCCCGACACCCTGAACGGGCCCAAGGCGTTCATCGAGAAACGGAAGTTCGTCCCGACGCAGGAGGTGTAGCGTCCCGGCTGGCCGGGCGCGGACACTACATCTCGATGCCGGCGGGCGTGATCCTGAACTCGACGATCTCGTCGGACATGGCGCTGCTGCGGTGCTTGACGACGCTGAGCATCCGTGCCAGCCGGTTCCCGACGCGCTCGCTGCCGAGCACGACGATCGTGTTCGCCGTCGCGCCCACGTCGCCGGTGGCGACCTTCCGCGCGAGCAGGTCCTCGATCCGCGTCTCCTCCGTGGTGACGAGCAGGAGTGTGGTGACGCGCGCGTGATCGTAGCGGTGGGCGTCGATGAACGCGCGGTGCTTCCACACGGGCAGGCAGATCTCCATGCCGAGCGTTTCGGCGTCGCGGTGGATCGTCTTGCGATAGAGCTCGTCGAACATGAAGAACTGGATCGAGTCAGCCGGCGAGTCCATGGGCTCGACGCCGTCCACCACCACGCGGCGCGCGCCCGCGGCGAAGTGGAAGTAGAGGAACGGGCGCACCGTGTAGAGGGCGTGGTTGTACATCGCCTTCCAGTTCCAGTCGAACTCGACGCCGCCGTCGGGCGTCGGCACCTGGAAGTCGCGGGCGCGCCCGACCCACCGGAGGGCGTTGGAGTAGAACGCCTCCAGCTGGCCGGGCGGCGGGTACGGATCACTCATCGGCGTCACGGTGTGCGTCCACTCCCCGAGCGGCCACCCGAAGAGGCGCGCGGCGTACTCGTCGTGCTGCTGCGAGTCGCCGCGGCCGTTCATGTCGAGCACGACCCCGCGCGCGCCGTCGGCCACGCGGCCGTGGTCGGCGAAGGTGAGGCCGAGGTGGGTCTTGCCGATGCCGGTGGCGCCGTAGACGCAGGCGAGGGTGCCGGGCAAGAGGCCGCCGCCGAGCATCGCGTCGAGCTTCGGGAGCCCGGTGGAGACGCGGTCGGTCATGAGCGTGGATTCTACACTAGGGCCCGCGCCGGCCCTTCGTCCTGAACTGGCCCTCGTAGAGGCGCCGCAGCTCGTCGAGCGTCGTCGCCTGCCCCGGCCCCTTGTCGTCGCGGATGCGCGTGATCCGCGCGAAGCGGAGGGCGAGGCCCGAGGGGTACGTGGGGCTCTTCTGGATCTCGTTGTAGGCCACCTCGACGACGACCTCGGGCCGCACGCGCACGGTGTAGCCGTCGTCGTCGCCGGTCGCGAGGGCCCGCAGGCGCTCGGTCATCGCGGCGAACTGGGCGTCGGTCAGCCCCTTGAAGGTCTTGCCGACGTCGGCGAAGGCGTCGCCGTCGCGCACGGCCAGGTGATAGTTCGAGAGCCACCCGGTGCGCCGGCCCGAGCCGCGGTCGGCGGCGACGATGACGCAGTCCACCATCTCCGCGGTCTTCAGCTTGAACCAGCGCTTGCCGCGCCCGCCGGGCTCGTACGGGCTCCGCGGGTCCTTCGCCATCACGCCCTCGTGGCCCGCGGCCAGCGCGCGCTCGAAGAAGGCGCGCGCGGCCTCGGCGTCGCCGACGAGCAGGCGCTCCGCGAGGTGGCGCCCGCCGGTCACGCGCGCGAGCTCCTCCCACCGCCGCTCGTAGCGCGCGTCGATGAGCGAGCGGCCGTCCGCCAGCAGGCAGTCGAAGAAATGGATCGCGAGGGGCATCTCGCGCACGAGCGCCTCGACCTCGTGCGTGCGGCGGAAGCGCCGCATCAGCTCCTGGAACGGCAGCGGCCGGCCCGCCGGGTCGAGCGCCACGACCTCGCCGTCGAGGATGAAGGGCGCGCCGTCGAGCCCGCGGGCGAGCGCGACCACGTCGGGCAGGCTCCGCGTCACGTCGGACAGGCGGCGCGACCAGACGGCGACGCGCGCGCCGTCGTGGTGGAGCTGGATCCGCGCGCCGTCGTACTTGTACTCGAGCGCGGTGCGTCCGCCGTGGGCGGCCAGCACCTCGTCGAAGTCCTCCGCGATCTCGGCGAGCATCGGCAGGAGCGGGACGCCGGGCCGCGCGACGGTGGCGGCGAGGGCCGCGGCGCCGCCGCCGAGTGCCAACTCCGCGACCGTCGAGAGGTCGCCGACCAGCAGCGCGGCCCGCCGGGCCGCGGCGACCGGCACCCCGGCCGCGCGGGCGATCGCCTCGAGGACGAGCCCGTCGGAGACGCCCGTGCGCATCTCCCCTCCGATGATCCGGCGGAGCACCGCGCGCTCGGGCTCGCTCGCCCGGGCCGCGAGGGCGCGCAGGCGCTCCTCCCGCGCCCGCCTGGAGCCCGGTCCCTGCGCGTCGGCCACGGCCGCGAACTCCCGGGCGACGTCGCCGAGCTCGAGCGGCGGCCCGGCGGTCGGCGCGTCCACATCCGGGAGCCCGCGCACGCCGAGGACGCGCGGGTCGGAGGCCGGGAACGCGCGGCCGGTCAGGAAGGCGACGGCGGTCGGCACCTCGCCCGGCGGCAGCGCGCGGAGGAACTCGGCGACGAGCCGCAGCTTCTCGAGCCGCGCCGGGCGCGTCTCGAGCTCGCCGACCAGCGTCGCCAGGCGCCCGAGCTCGGTCACCCGCTCATTCTAGCGGGCGCCGCCCATCCTTGACTTCGCCCGAGCGCGCGCCCTACGCTCGTTCTATGCGTCGCCGTGTCTTCTACGACGCGAGCTCGCGCGCCGCGACGGCCGCCGCCGCCCTCGTCGCCGACCGCTTCGACGTCGGCGCGCTCGCCGCCGACGCCGTGACGGCCGCCGCCGCGCCGACCGTCGTCCTCGTCGGCGAGGCGACCGAGCTCGCGCCCCCGTCGAACGGCCACGTGCGCGTGGTCGGCCTGGTGGACGCCGCGTCGGCGGGCCCCTGGCCCGCCCACTGGTACGCGCTCGTGCCCGCGGGCGCGGGGCGCGCGATGCTCGAGCGCGCGGTGGAGAACGCCCTCGCCGACGCCGAGCGCGCCGCCGAGGTGGCGCGGCTCGACCGCGAGCTGTCGGAGCTGAACGCGATCGGGATCCGCCTCTCCGCCGAGCGGAACCCGCGCGAGCTCCTCGAGACGATCCTGACGAAGGCGCGCGAGATCACGAAGAGCGACGCCGGCTCACTCTACCTCGTCGACGAGGCGCCCGACGGGACGCGCCAGCTCCGCTTCGCGCTCGCCCAGAACGACAGCGTGGAGTTTTCCTTCCGCACGACGCGGCTCCCCCTCACGCGCGAGAGCGTGGCCGGCCACGTCGCGCTCACCGGGCAGATCCTGAACCTCGCCGATGCGTACGCACCGCCGGCTCGTTCGCCATCACGATGCGGTTCAGGCTGTCGTCGAGCTCGGCGAGGTACGCGGCGAGCTCGGCGTCGTACGCCGTGGCCTGCTCGTGGAACCGGCGGCGCCCCTTCTCGAGGAGGTAGTCGATCTTCTTGCCCGCGTACCTCAACTCGAGCCCGCGCTTGACGCCCTCGACGCGCTGGCGGATCCGGTCGAGCTCGCCGGGGTGGAGCTTCTTGGCTTTCACGAGCACCTGCTCGCGCACGCCGACCTTGCCGAAGTCGTGGAGGAGCGCGGCGTAACGCAGCTCCATCATCTCGTCCATCGAGAAGTGCGTCCCGCCGTATGGCCCCGTGCTGACGTGGTCCACGGCGCTCGCGAGGCCGACCGTGAGGCTCGCGACGCGGAACGAGTGGCCGGAGGTGGTCGGGTCGCGCGACTCGATGGCGGTGACCGACGCCTGCACGAAGCCCTCGAAGAGCTGGCGGATGGACTCGTAGAGCCGGCTGTTGGCGACCGCGACGGCCGCCTGGGACGCGAGCGAGCCCGCGAGCTTCTCGTGTCGGGCGTCGAACGGCGTGACCACGCGCTCGGCCTCCTCCGGGGAGCGGAGGACCATCGCGAAGTCGGGCTTGCAGTTGATGAGCTGGAGCGCGCCGATCGTCTCGCCCTGCGGCGTCCGCATCGGCACGACCAGCATGGACTTCGTGCGGTAACCGGCCTGCTCGTCGAACGAGCGGTTGA is a window of Candidatus Methylomirabilota bacterium DNA encoding:
- a CDS encoding ABC transporter substrate-binding protein; this translates as MRFWRIMVTLVPALVLPVTAFAAPAGKVIIAQGVDPTTLDAMNQQETPASVIAEHIYNKLVERDESLKIVPALAAELPKLVSPQVWEVRLRHGVKFHNGEDFNADSVKFSLERAKDPKMRGSSNFKLIERVEVVDPYTARVHTAKPWPTFVVAMNHPQAMMYPAKAYADKDTAFISKNPIGTGPYKFVRWSKDEEIVLEANEHYYRGAPRIKTVVFKPIPDDAVRVAALQNGEVDVAVNIPPHLANIIANHPKLFLSTAPSIRTIQLMIYTHQFDAHNKLVGPYQGPTADKRVRQAIMYALDVDEIIKGVLDGKAMRVATMLPSMHFGFDPSLKPVKQDLARLKKLLAEAGYANGLEITLNGPQGRYVRDKEVAEAAAGQLSKAGIKTTLRTFEFVNYLNSMVYVHKAGPVWLIGWGQGMMDAEGIYVPLFRSGNLLCNYYNADVDGLIDLAQTQMDPKQRLETYHKINKLWIEDVAAVPLYQQLDLYGASKRLVWKARSDELIKAYDMSLK
- a CDS encoding ATPase domain-containing protein, with the translated sequence MTDRVSTGLPKLDAMLGGGLLPGTLACVYGATGIGKTHLGLTFADHGRVADGARGVVLDMNGRGDSQQHDEYAARLFGWPLGEWTHTVTPMSDPYPPPGQLEAFYSNALRWVGRARDFQVPTPDGGVEFDWNWKAMYNHALYTVRPFLYFHFAAGARRVVVDGVEPMDSPADSIQFFMFDELYRKTIHRDAETLGMEICLPVWKHRAFIDAHRYDHARVTTLLLVTTEETRIEDLLARKVATGDVGATANTIVVLGSERVGNRLARMLSVVKHRSSAMSDEIVEFRITPAGIEM
- a CDS encoding HDIG domain-containing protein, which translates into the protein MAALSLDRLGRAQRDALRAVLAAAPRGSAPVLVGGAVRDAWLARAARFGPADLDLAVPAGALDLARALAARLGGAFVPLDAGRGTARVVAAGVRVDVADWRGATLAGDLAARDYTVNALAVPVRELLRDGTAPVVDPTGGLADLRARRLRPPDPRVLAEDPLRALRGVRLEAQLGLRLTPRTVSAIREVAPALANVAPERVRDELLLVLALPAAAKALRRLDALGLLSVIVPEVEPMRATAQPAPHRFPVLEHSLRAAAGADLVLARTVELPPFGEALARHMAEELGGGVTRGQALKLAALLHDVAKPETRRVIGGRVRFFEHDVVGAARVRAIGARLRLPARAAGVLERLVRHHLRPMHLEAAGRVTRRAGYRFYRDLAEDAQDLLLLALVDAAAVTGASPLGVWRRAGLLRDLLAGFPQQQAVRAAPPLLRGQDVMDRLALPPGPAIGALLARVREAQDLGRVRTRADALAYLDSLAGEP
- a CDS encoding enoyl-CoA hydratase-related protein, with the translated sequence MALKLRKVRYEKKGHIAYVTIDNAEHENCLEETVDRDLWSVWRDFRDDPKLYVAILTGAGTKSFCAGSDLRYYVETISRRSPEWNRRRAQEGPNLGGITKGIDVWKPIIAAINGYCLAGGMELAMACDIRIAADHAKFGVVNRRWNVGAESGLTQRLPHIVGLGVALDLLITGRWFDAKEAYRIDFVSRVVRRARLMEECTKLAERICEYPQSSLRTDKEACIRGLGRTLEEGLRLENTLWNTNLGLPDTLNGPKAFIEKRKFVPTQEV
- a CDS encoding ATP-dependent DNA ligase, translated to MTELGRLATLVGELETRPARLEKLRLVAEFLRALPPGEVPTAVAFLTGRAFPASDPRVLGVRGLPDVDAPTAGPPLELGDVAREFAAVADAQGPGSRRAREERLRALAARASEPERAVLRRIIGGEMRTGVSDGLVLEAIARAAGVPVAAARRAALLVGDLSTVAELALGGGAAALAATVARPGVPLLPMLAEIAEDFDEVLAAHGGRTALEYKYDGARIQLHHDGARVAVWSRRLSDVTRSLPDVVALARGLDGAPFILDGEVVALDPAGRPLPFQELMRRFRRTHEVEALVREMPLAIHFFDCLLADGRSLIDARYERRWEELARVTGGRHLAERLLVGDAEAARAFFERALAAGHEGVMAKDPRSPYEPGGRGKRWFKLKTAEMVDCVIVAADRGSGRRTGWLSNYHLAVRDGDAFADVGKTFKGLTDAQFAAMTERLRALATGDDDGYTVRVRPEVVVEVAYNEIQKSPTYPSGLALRFARITRIRDDKGPGQATTLDELRRLYEGQFRTKGRRGP
- a CDS encoding GAF domain-containing protein, with amino-acid sequence TKSDAGSLYLVDEAPDGTRQLRFALAQNNSVEFSFRTTRLPLTSESVAGHVALTGQILNLADAYAPPPGAPFQINRSFDEQAGYRTKSMLVVPMRTPQGETIGALQLINCKPDFAMVLRSPEEAERVVTPFDARHEKLAGSLASQAAVAVANSRLYESIRQLFEGFVQASVTAIESRDPTTSGHSFRVASLTVGLASAVDHVSTGPYGGTHFSMDEMMELRYAALLHDFGKVGVREQVLVKAKKLHPGELDRIRQRVEGVKRGLELRYAGKKIDYLLEKGRRRFHEQATAYDAELAAYLAELDDSLNRIVMANEPAVRTHRRGSGSAR